From Candida dubliniensis CD36 chromosome 7, complete sequence, the proteins below share one genomic window:
- a CDS encoding purine nucleoside transporter, putative → MIPFILFVIAFLRQALCYPQAILSHQISPKVMIVSMFQPEEEAWTSKVDFQHNITVPGLHPLYSNVHCTFNFDICQFTTGEGEINAASSVAFLISNSKFDFSKTYWLLAGIGGGDPAKVTTGSVTFAKYAIQVGLQYQIDSRELDSTNYKEGWTAGYFSYGTKHPQDYPDSVYGTEVFEVNEKLRDRAMELSLKNEKLLKLGDDDNVNLRKLYSSPANKIPTILACDVLTSDNYFTGHVLNDYFSSYARLITNSSANYCSSAQEENATLESFIRVAKNGLIDYERIVIMRTISNFVAKPKDLSIDAIEFFNEYPKGGIQHALDNLYIGGWPFVEDVINNWDSLYENGQSFKAENYLGDILNTLGEQGKDFGKDSYHIS, encoded by the coding sequence ATGATACCCTTTATACTTTTTGTTATTGCATTTTTGAGACAAGCCTTATGCTACCCACAGGCAATTCTTTCACATCAAATATCTCCCAAGGTAATGATAGTGTCAATGTTCCAACCAGAGGAAGAAGCATGGACTTCAAAAGTTGATTTTCAACACAACATCACCGTTCCAGGTTTACATCCTTTATACCTGAATGTTCATTGcacttttaattttgatatttgtcAATTTACAACTGGGGAAGGAGAGATAAATGCTGCCAGTTCGGTGGCATTTTTAATCTCAAATTcgaaatttgatttttcaaagacTTATTGGTTGTTGGCAGGAATTGGTGGAGGTGACCCTGCTAAAGTAACTACTGGATCAGTAACATTTGCAAAATATGCTATACAAGTTGGTTTACAGTATCAAATAGACTCTCGAGAATTGGATAGTACGAATTATAAGGAAGGTTGGACCGCAGGATATTTCAGTTATGGGACAAAGCATCCTCAAGACTATCCTGATTCAGTTTATGGTACTGAAGTTTTTGAAGTAAATGAGAAATTAAGGGACAGAGCCATGGAGTTATCCcttaaaaatgaaaaattgttaaaacttggtgatgatgataatgtcAATTTAAGAAAATTATATTCTAGTCCTGCCAATAAAATTCCAACTATTTTAGCTTGCGATGTTTTGACTAGTGATAATTATTTCACAGGACATGTGTTAAATGATTACTTTAGTAGCTATGCCCGGTTAATCACTAATAGTTCTGCAAATTATTGTTCAAGTgcacaagaagaaaatgctACTTTGGAATCATTTATTAGAGTTGCCAAAAATGGCttgattgattatgaaAGGATTGTTATTATGAGAacaatttctaattttgtTGCGAAACCTAAAGACTTATCAATTGACGCAATTGAGTTTTTCAATGAATATCCTAAAGGTGGTATTCAACATGCATTAGACAATTTGTATATTGGTGGTTGGCCGTTTGTTGAAGATGTAATTAACAATTGGGATAGTTTATACGAAAATGGTCAATCTTTCAAAGCAGAGAATTACCTAGGTGATATTTTGAATACACTTGGTGAACAAGGTAAAGATTTTGGTAAAGATTCTTATCACATCAGTTGA
- a CDS encoding cellular morphogenesis/bud emergence/cytoskeleton organization Rho GTPase activating protein (RhoGAP), putative (Similar to S. cerevisiae BEM2): protein MRKIWNRKDKDKRKSVSHDTTNSPSIYSNHHLDSNEHLPAQSHQQGSDQYSDHNHHRNHQHHHNHHNHHNHLVHTESHEETASFDYEDMASIHEQPYSLSDKQSTTSTSTLSATTGASTLATLNTQPHTYTSSTRGGGGVTGVSGSGSGPGKKLNSPPCQSPVAPNVKLNSLIKHDHDTTVAKHSWVNGVFNGSEINENNLKLFRAELKGSHLYLYKAPSNLNVKKFRLQEPPIPKEVEAMMKSKNDSSSSIHNFNNSSTSLANSNSINENVIADHHIDNATVETNTSTLIDTKPLDISQISSPIVQKAPSVHPPPLGLRKNSTVETTTIPVNRNVFEAPYPSSIPNTPVTAPPTLPITSSIDISEHNITYYKVEVPHPDLLYDFDTHRFSAPFFKDGKNTLEAVFHFLLFNQDPLDTRTINTIVDVLPVLPDFGKIMRFFSLYVQSIFEKKFDGMTNLELVVARVLQVLKNLEEHFDGFLLKSDIAPYILKVLEMINHYDIEDITIFKNKMLQKQQVLIDLLNNDNLPLNVQPFQDLNSTVFMKEINLIDFAYTISEIDLKFFGNWNSNIDKSLLLYSSISDDTNRDFFYKKNPLIFNNDYHVHYLSRLLVNHLFVENSSTNMSSANLENKARLLEKWIDLGCLLDKSGNMSSWLGISSVILSQPVLRLTKIWSLVAPDYIRLLKSDWSPVLFELDRRYLVNESTIDHGKSNHLGNEESRDLSTKDSYHIMAPRGLGKIYPKERVIPFFGDLVINNSGNTIDKSIDIYEIESIWKRVNYSFDRWNHYLANLTNYDEIIKYNDDVLRRYDSMGFIFSNESLNQVLYLGPNNSDDRQLENVPSPIKHQELNNDIKNKLLRLIELNCDSINMEKIMKLSINLEPELPEAYLDATTSISVAPSTPHESTILKSNFNRSNLSVSSIESSVSLSETSLSESNPASRIPSFNNKFFKIDLGKYDELMNTGDKTDPQPLDPSVNKHNFVIDNELTFRIDDFISELDNSSTSSVTGSGTAAGGGGGGSSGYDDFAGGDDDDDVPGLGIDVDDILNSDKFTNFSMSPKANNSKSSKRKLSIDGSMKKIYKFIPKYATVDRLIDLLLLDSKYFHRDVHLDLTEYRFVFLLNYNSFMTTKDLLDKLAHRFVNSGNAVISVMKKNYLLKKLNHESDRTKMEPNFNQGTPQLAMNFPNWNLDTAVDLNELGEVDYELLLKIQINILKVLIVLINNFYSNFSLDLANKSILIKLLKLFSNEILQWYNSNKIDNTLEKSFESLVTYYKKLKKLFVKKTYRPVEVSKFDEYLISEFRFNNSLHEVPMNRNLPSHRNVHKIEKFLYKFNKLLAVFYKGIKTEDWVRVYKILENSFERNSLLDFSLQKPTVSDDQIIVSNIFNFFESLVIPDERQLLLKKFPLVFRKLFKVYFKFKSYLLVQLTDLNITTDERLDRMKTLLIMAKVSKLKMSDNQFIFEGSGNIPSCIETAIINVIYSPESRRFSNLWVRAAQTLTHRDGNFDSVESLLPPNITINDLQSTEPLLPCFGWIIENLIETDKCPSYYKNQINFNKRYLIYKLIRELSVEDFEGESGSNDFSFNESREFDFLLKLDESLVNQQNLREFAPIEKAEIFQRIMKEQHQILIIDNQKKHIRDSKRLIKGTNNLSIRSATNSSFINIHSGISTSSSTVTATTTNTNSNNNNINNNNTTTTNNNVLSGMHNLTRKTSNTSLKRQSLSYKSSSSSRFKISGLFTKSRPFSLTGNTSAPERVVSIEELPNPEDSIEPKQKPFVVIPLKNKKIFPVYLMPLCFKIDSETTNDHYFFQATGDTDLNEWLVKLNYANRHWFYSRILNNKTTNNNLVFGVPISFICVRELSVVPKFLEAIFHEIESEGIKDVGIYRISSSISELTSIKQTIDRTGTINFDERGYDTHALTSIVKSYFRELPDSLITDDAISQFYELKLEQDSKNQNQDRDAFDLNAYQKILHSLPVVNFNTLKILVKHLNKISEHKEVNKMTTSNIATVIGPALTESSNLDILINNFGFMNLVLEKLINNYHGVFDDREDDTNKEVESDLNHVHEQNSETEIDSGHELEQEQEQEHEHEHHIQIHIKPEREPEREHKQEYDYGLKHNHEHVDTSVDSKVVERQFQQQSELGQDRDNIPRKKNVIQSGIESNDGGHLTKVVSDETTRNNKTVTKPNQNFIGEGFSQEEELKVQF from the coding sequence ATGAGAAAGATTTGGAATAgaaaagataaagataaacGAAAGAGTGTTTCTCACGATACTACTAATTCCCCAAGtatatattcaaatcatcaCCTTGATTCTAATGAACATTTACCTGCACAATCACACCAACAAGGATCAGATCAATATTCTGATCACAATCACCACCGCAACCAtcaacaccaccacaaccaccacaaccaccacaaccaccTTGTCCATACAGAGTCACATGAGGAAACAGCTAGTTTTGATTATGAAGATATGGCATCTATACACGAACAACCATATTCTTTATCAGATAAACAGTCCACAACCAGTACATCAACTTTGTCTGCAACTACAGGTGCTTCAACATTGGCAACATTGAATACTCAACCACATACTTATACATCATCAACtagaggaggaggaggggTTACAGGTGTTAGTGGCAGTGGCAGTGGTCCAGGAAAGAAACTCAATTCTCCTCCGTGCCAATCACCAGTTGCACCTAAtgtaaaattgaattcattaattaaacatGATCATGATACGACTGTTGCAAAACATTCTTGGGTTAATGGTGTTTTCAATGGGAGTGaaatcaatgaaaacaaCTTAAAGTTGTTTCGTGCTGAGTTGAAAGGATCACATTTGTATCTTTATAAGGCACCATCAAACTTGAATGTCAAGAAATTCCGATTACAAGAACCTCCTATACCCAAAGAAGTCGAAGCAATGATGAAGAGTAAGAACGATAGTAGCAGTAGCATccataatttcaataatagtTCCACTTCATTGGCTAACAGCAACAGTATCAATGAAAATGTTATTGCTGATCATCATATTGACAATGCAACAGTTGAGACCAATACTTCAACCCTAATTGATACAAAACCATTAGATATCTCACAAATCAGTAGTCCCATTGTTCAAAAAGCTCCTAGTGTACACCCTCCTCCGTTGGGGTTGAGGAAAAACTCCACCGTGGAAACTACAACAATTCCAGTCAATAGAAATGTTTTTGAGGCACCTTACCCTAGCAGTATTCCTAACACACCAGTGACTGCACCACCTACATTACCCATAACTTCTTCTATAGATATATCAGAGCACAACATTACATATTACAAGGTTGAAGTCCCCCATCCAGATTTACTATATGACTTTGATACACATCGATTTTCTGCTCCATTTTTCAAGGATGGGAAAAACACATTAGAAGCAGTTTTCCactttttattattcaatcaAGATCCTTTGGATACCCGTACTATCAACACAATAGTTGATGTTTTACCCGTTCTACCAGATTTTGGGAAAATAATGAGGTTTTTCTCTCTCTACGTGCAAAGCATATTTGAGAAGAAATTTGATGGTATGACAAACTTGGAGTTGGTTGTTGCCAGAGTTTTACAGGTgttaaaaaatttggaagAACATTTTGATggatttttattaaaatctgATATTGCCCCCTATATTTTGAAAGTATTGGAAATGATTAATCATTACGATATTGAGGATATCactattttcaaaaacaaaatgctTCAAAAGCAACAAGTGTTGATAGATTTGcttaataatgataactTGCCACTTAATGTTCAACCATTTCAAGACTTGAATTCCACAGTATTTatgaaagaaattaatttgattgattttgcCTATACTATCagtgaaattgatttaaagtTTTTTGGCAATTGGAATTCCAACATTGATAAATCTTTATTACtatattcttcaattaGTGATGACACCAATCGAGATTTTTTCTACAAAAAGAACCCCTtaatattcaataatgatTATCACGTTCATTATTTGTCAAGATTGTTGGTAAACCATTTGTTTGTGGAAAATTCGAGCACCAATATGAGTTCAGCTAATTTGGAAAACAAAGCGAgattattggaaaaatgGATTGATTTAGGGTGTTTATTAGATAAATCAGGAAACATGTCATCCTGGTTGGGTATATCATCAGTCATATTGTCTCAACCCGTTTTAAGATTAACCAAAATCTGGTCGTTAGTGGCACCAGATTATATTAGACTATTGAAAAGTGATTGGTCACCAGTTTTGTTTGAGTTGGACAGAAGATATTTGGTTAATGAATCTACCATTGACCATGGCAAGTCAAACCATTTGGGTAACGAAGAATCGAGAGATTTGAGCACCAAGGACTCTTATCATATCATGGCACCAAGAGGTTTAGGAAAAATTTACCCTAAGGAAAGAGTGATTCCCTTCTTTGGAGATTTAGTAATTAACAACAGTGGCAACACTATAGATAAGAGTATTGATatttatgaaattgaatcGATATGGAAACGAGTAAATTATTCCTTTGATAGGTGGAATCACTATTTGGCCAACTTGACCAattatgatgaaattatcaaatataatGACGATGTTTTACGTCGATATGATTCTATGGGATTTATATTTTCCAATGAAAGCTTAAACCAAGTATTATATTTGGGCCCAAATAATAGTGACGATAGACAACTTGAAAATGTGCCATCACCAATAAAGCAccaagaattgaataatgatATAAAGAACAAACTCTTACGtttgattgaattgaattgtgATTCGATAAATATGGAGAAAATCATGAAATTATCTATCAACTTAGAACCAGAGCTTCCAGAAGCGTATTTGGATGCCACTACGTCCATTTCTGTTGCCCCATCAACACCACAtgaatcaacaatattgaAAAGCAATTTTAATAGGTCTAATTTGTCTGTTAGTTCAATCGAATCATCAGTCTCCCTTAGTGAGACACTGTTGAGTGAATCTAACCCTGCTTCTCGAATTCCTAGCtttaacaacaaatttttcaaaattgatcTAGGGAAATACGATGAGTTGATGAATACAGGTGACAAAACAGACCCACAACCATTAGATCCATCTGTGAACAAGCACaattttgttattgataatgaattgacTTTCagaattgatgattttataTCTGAATTGGATAATAGCTCTACTAGTTCTGTTACTGGTAGTGGGACTGctgctggtggtggtggtggtggtagtagtggCTATGACGATTTTGCTGGAGGTGACGACGACGATGATGTTCCAGGTTTGGGTATcgatgttgatgatattttgaattcGGATAAGTTCACAAATTTTCTGATGTCACCAAAGGCTAATAATTCCAAGTCTTCTAAAAGGAAATTAAGTATCGATGGAagtatgaaaaaaatttacaaatttaTTCCTAAATATGCCACTGTTGACAGATTGATTGACTTGTTGTTACTCGACTCCAAGTATTTCCACCGTGATGTTCATCTTGATTTGACGGAATATAGATTTGTGTTTTTATTAAACTACAATTCATTCATGACAACAAAGGATTTGTTAGATAAATTAGCACACAGGTTTGTAAATTCAGGAAATGCAGTGATATCGGttatgaaaaagaattatttactcaaaaaattgaaccaTGAATCCGACAGGACGAAGATGGAACCAAACTTCAACCAGGGAACCCCACAATTGGCTATGAATTTCCCCAACTGGAATTTGGATACTGCAGTAgatttgaatgaattgGGAGAGGTTGACTATGAATTGTTACTCAAGATTCAGatcaatatattgaaagtgttgattgttttgataaataatttctattccaatttttctttggatTTGGCCAATAAGAGtatattaatcaaattactCAAATTGTTTAGCAATGAAATTTTACAGTGGTACAACTCAAACAAAATCGATAATACTTTGGAGAAATCGTTTGAGAGTTTGGTAACTTAttacaagaaattgaaaaaattgtttgtgAAAAAAACTTACAGACCAGTTGAAGTGCtgaaatttgatgaatatttgatttctgAATTTAGATTCAACAATTCTCTTCACGAAGTGCCGATGAATAGAAACTTACCAAGTCACAGAAATGTTCATAAAATCGAAAAGTTCTTGtataaattcaacaaaCTATTAGCGGTGTTTTACAAAGGAATAAAAACCGAAGATTGGGTTAGAGTGTACAAGATTTTGGAAAACTCGTTTGAAAGAAATTCCTTATTAGATTTCAGCTTACAAAAACCCACAGTACTGGATGACCAAATAATAGTCtccaatattttcaattttttcgAATCTTTGGTCATTCCTGATGAACGtcagttgttgttgaaaaaattcCCACTTGTTTTCCGTAAATTGTTCAAAGTGTactttaaattcaaaagCTATTTGTTGGTGCAATTGACTGATTTGAATATAACCACTGATGAGAGATTGGATAGAATGAAGacattgttgataatggctaaagtttcaaaattgaaaatgagtgataatcaattcatttttgaaGGTAGTGGTAATATTCCATCTTGTATTGAGACAGCAATTATTAATGTGATTTATTCACCAGAGAGTCGAagattttccaatttatgGGTACGAGCAGCACAAACATTAACTCATCGTGATGGGAACTTTGATAGTGTTGAACTGTTGTTGCCTCCCAATATCACCATCAATGATTTACAATCGACTGAACCATTATTGCCATGTTTTGGGTGGATTATTGAGAACTTAATTGAAACTGATAAATGTCCTTCCTATTATAAGAATCAGATTAATTTCAACAAGagatatttgatttataaattgattagaGAATTAAGTGTGGAGGATTTTGAAGGCGAATCCGGTTCTAATGATTTCAGTTTTAATGAATCTCGTGAGTTTGactttttattaaaattggaTGAATCATTGGTGAATCAGCAAAATCTTAGAGAATTTGCCCCAATTGAAAAAGCTGAGATTTTCCAGAGAATTATGAAAGAACAacatcaaatattaattattgataatcaaAAGAAACACATCAGGGATTCAAAACGACTTATCAAGGGaacaaacaatttatcTATTCGTTCTGCCACTAATAGCagtttcatcaatatccaTAGTGGAATCAGTACCAGTAGTAGCACTGTAActgccaccaccaccaatactaatagcaacaacaacaacattaacaataataatactactactacgAATAATAATGTATTAAGTGGAATGCACAATTTGACAAGAAAAACATCAAATACATCTTTGAAGCGTCAGTCGTTATCATACAAATCGAGCTCATCGTCTAGATTTAAAATAAGTGGATTATTTACCAAATCAAGACCATTTTCGTTAACTGGGAACACATCTGCTCCGGAAAGAGTTGTTAGTATTGAGGAATTACCAAATCCAGAAGATTCTATTGAACCAAAGCAAAAGCCATTTGTCGTGATACCTTtaaagaacaaaaagatTTTCCCCGTGTACCTTATGCCGTTGTGTTTTAAGATCGATTCTGAAACAACTAATGATCACTACTTTTTCCAAGCGACAGGTGATACTGATTTGAATGAATGGTTagttaaattgaattatgcCAATAGACATTGGTTTTATTCGCGTATTCTTAATAACAAGACTACAAACAACAATCTTGTCTTTGGTGTACCAattagttttatttgtGTAAGAGAATTATCTGTTGTTCCTAAGTTTTTGGAGGCCATATTCCATGAAATTGAGTCTGAGGGAATCAAAGATGTTGGTATTTATCGTATCAGTTCCTCAATCAGTGAATTAACTAGCATTAAGCAAACGATAGATAGGACAGGCACTatcaattttgatgaaCGAGGTTATGATACTCATGCTTTGACTAGTATTGTCAAATCCTATTTCCGTGAATTACCAGATTCGTTAATAACTGATGATGCTATCAGTCAATTTTATGAGTTGAAATTGGAACAAGACAgtaaaaatcaaaaccaagATCGTGATgcatttgatttgaatgcATATCAGAAAATTTTACACTCTTTACCAGTGGTCAATTTCAATactttgaaaatattggtAAAACATTTGAACAAAATCAGTGAACACAAAGAAGTCAATAAAATGACGACATCTAATATTGCTACTGTGATAGGACCTGCATTGACAGAATCTAGTAATTTGGATATTTTAATTAACAATTTTGGATTTATGAATTTGgttttagaaaaattgatcaataatTATCATGGTGTTTTTGACGATAGAGAAGATGATACTAATAAAGAGGTTGAATCGGATTTGAATCACGTGCACGAGCAAAATTCAGAAACAGAGATTGACAGTGGTCATGAACTTGAACAAGAGCAAGAGCAAGAACATGAGCATGAACAtcatattcaaattcacATCAAGCCGGAACGTGAACCTGAACGTGAACACAAACAAGAATATGATTATGGTCTCAAGCATAACCATGAACATGTTGATACAAGTGTGGATCTGAAAGTGGTAGAAAGACAATTTCAACAGCAGCTGGAACTCGGACAAGATCGTGACAATATCCCACGTAAGAAGAATGTTATTCAAAGTGGTATTGAATCTAATGATGGAGGTCATCTTACAAAAGTTGTTTCAGatgaaacaacaagaaacaacaagacAGTCACGAAACCTAATCAAAACTTTATTGGTGAAGGGTTCTCCCAGGAAGAAGAGCTTAAAGTACAGTTTTGA
- a CDS encoding purine nucleoside transporter, putative, which yields MKLSTLFTLATTTTTLVTVTIASPVAVMEKRAINETALSEDIPDTKNNHVQTSYGNPFAIYQPKAFIISMFSLERDPWLKAMDFVHNITIPGLSPVYPDIHCTTNYTICQITTGEGEINAASSISALTLNPLFDLTKTYFLVGGIAGGEPNYTTLGGVTFAKYAIQVGLEYQLAYEDYHKTNPDWISGYIPYGTDNQNTYPGNVYGTEVFEVNEKLRDRAVELASKVHLNNGTEGNAKFRKLYNETAAQGLPKVVKCDSLTSDNYFTGNVLNDYFANFTSLMTNGSATYCSTAQEDNATLEVMTRLAKHGLVDYDRVMIMRTISDFSRPPPSMSAYEYFFNRSDGGISASLENLVIAGTPIIHDIVQNWETVYESGEKYSSKNYVGDIFATLGGKPDFGKESFDTA from the coding sequence ATGAAGTTATCTACTTTATTTACATTAgccactactactactacatTGGTTACCGTTACCATTGCCAGTCCTGTGGCGGTGATGGAGAAAAGAGCCATTAATGAAACTGCATTATCCGAAGATATCCCAGATACCAAAAACAATCATGTTCAAACATCATATGGGAACCCATTTGCCATTTATCAACCAAAAGcatttattatttccaTGTTTAGTTTAGAAAGAGATCCATGGTTAAAAGCTATGGATTTTGTTCATAATATTACTATACCGGGATTATCACCAGTTTATCCTGATATTCATTGTACGACAAATTATACTATTTGTCAAATCACTACTGGAGAAGGGGAAATTAATGCTGCTAGTTCAATTTCAGCATTAACTTTAAAtccattatttgatttaactAAAACTTATTTCTTAGTTGGTGGGATTGCTGGTGGTGAACCAAATTATACTACTCTTGGTGGAGTTACATTTGCTAAATATGCCATCCAAGTGGGATTAGAATATCAATTGGCTTATGAAGATTATCATAAAACTAATCCAGATTGGATTTCAGGTTATATTCCATATGGTACCGACAATCAAAATACTTATCCAGGAAACGTTTATGGTACTGAAGTTTTCGAAgtcaatgaaaaattaagaGATAGAGCCGTTGAATTAGCTTCTAAAGTTCATCTAAATAATGGTACTGAAGGTAATGCcaaatttagaaaattatataatgaaACTGCTGCTCAAGGATTACCTAAAGTGGTTAAATGTGATTCTTTAACTAGTGATAATTATTTCACAGGTAATGTATTGAACGATTATTTTGCTAATTTCACTTCATTAATGACTAATGGATCGGCTACTTATTGTTCTACTGCTCAAGAAGATAATGCCACTTTAGAGGTCATGACAAGATTGGCCAAACATGGGTTGGTAGATTATGATAGAGTTATGATTATGAGAACCATTTCTGATTTTTCAAGACCTCCTCCATCCATGTCAGCTTATGaatatttcttcaatagAAGTGATGGTGGTATTTCCGCAAGTTTAGAAAATTTGGTTATTGCTGGTACCCCAATTATTCATGatattgttcaaaattGGGAAACAGTTTATGAAAGTGGTGAAAAATACTCTTCCAAAAATTATGTTGGCGATATCTTTGCAACCTTAGGTGGCAAACCAGATTTTGGTAAAGAATCATTTGATACTGCTTAA